The following are encoded together in the Acidicapsa ligni genome:
- a CDS encoding DUF779 domain-containing protein — MEQVDLAVPVQVLATDAAVTLIRKLREQYGELMFHQSGGCCDGSSPMCFPLGDFLVGDSDVQLGEVDGVPFYMSKSQFEYWKHTQLILDVVPGRGGMFSLEGSEGVRFLIRSRIFTDEEIRDLRAAGRI, encoded by the coding sequence ATGGAACAGGTTGATTTGGCGGTACCGGTGCAGGTGTTGGCTACGGATGCTGCTGTGACGCTAATCCGCAAGCTGCGAGAGCAATATGGTGAGCTGATGTTTCACCAGTCGGGGGGCTGCTGTGATGGCAGCTCCCCGATGTGTTTTCCGCTGGGGGATTTTCTGGTTGGCGACTCGGATGTGCAGTTGGGCGAAGTGGACGGGGTTCCGTTTTATATGAGCAAGAGTCAGTTTGAGTATTGGAAGCATACGCAGTTGATTCTGGATGTGGTGCCGGGGCGGGGTGGGATGTTTTCACTGGAGGGATCGGAGGGTGTGCGGTTTCTGATTCGGTCGCGAATTTTTACGGACGAGGAGATTCGGGATTTGCGGGCGGCTGGGCGAATTTAG
- a CDS encoding alpha-L-rhamnosidase-related protein — MRVVACSRWVSSALLRSILLRSMMLSALAVTLVGGTWATAQSGKAEEGRRGWSAQWISHPTAPLREPITLHFKKTLDIASAPAHYLVEVSADNRFVLYLNGERVGDGPARGDMTHWRYETFDLGPMLKPGANVIAATVWNFGTYAPVAQISDRTAFLVQGDTKAEEAVNTNSTWMVEEEPGQVLLPRRQNGLWVYYAAGPGETLKGSEYDWDWMKADAAPGSKWVAAGPALREDNSSRAGIAASREVTADVPWALVQDTLPHMAYTKEDAGHVVRVTGTLQDGEKFPAAPVTIAAHSTVHLMLDRSELTTAYPKLMFSGGKGSHVTLTYAEALYDAEKHKGNRNEVGTRQALGYVDEVVPDGGAHRVFEPLWWRTWRYVDVAVETADEPLTLDGMEAHFTAYPFETKAQLETGDADLQKIWEIGWHTARLDAHETYMDTPYYEQLQYAGDTRIQAMITYAMTGDDRLPRQAIRALNDSRVPAGITTSRYPESLPQMIPPFSLLWIGMLHDNYMYRPDTEFVKSILPGTRTVLDWFASYQHADGLLGKTPWWNFVDWIEVQKEFPSYDKQNGETCLVTMQYISALQDAIDLESALGSKEHVQIDRARLDAAIKGERTLCWDASRKLMADSPAKDIFSQHTNMLGVLYDVVPRSEQAEVMRQIVGHELGDSSVKADPDLITASYYFRYYLARALDHAGMADEYLKTLGSWHEFLKEGFSTWPEQPGNTRSDSHAWSAHPTFDLLTLVAGISPASPGFRTVRVAPHLGELTHLEASFPAPQGLIHVKYAEANATVDLPQGLTGTFVWKGKETKLHAGENLVPMK; from the coding sequence ATGCGAGTTGTTGCCTGTTCCCGTTGGGTTAGTTCTGCCTTGCTGCGTTCGATCTTGCTGCGTTCGATGATGCTGAGTGCGCTGGCGGTCACGCTTGTCGGCGGAACGTGGGCGACTGCCCAGAGTGGAAAGGCTGAGGAGGGACGCAGAGGCTGGTCGGCGCAGTGGATTTCGCATCCGACGGCGCCGCTGCGGGAGCCTATTACTCTGCACTTCAAGAAGACGCTCGATATCGCATCTGCGCCTGCGCACTACCTGGTTGAGGTGAGCGCGGATAACAGGTTTGTGCTGTATCTCAATGGCGAGCGGGTTGGGGATGGGCCTGCGCGTGGGGATATGACGCACTGGCGTTACGAGACGTTTGACCTGGGGCCGATGTTGAAGCCGGGCGCGAATGTGATTGCAGCGACGGTGTGGAACTTTGGCACGTATGCTCCGGTGGCGCAGATCAGCGACAGGACTGCGTTTCTCGTCCAGGGAGATACGAAGGCTGAGGAAGCGGTGAATACGAACTCCACGTGGATGGTGGAAGAGGAGCCGGGGCAGGTGCTGCTTCCGCGCAGGCAGAATGGCCTATGGGTGTATTACGCGGCTGGTCCGGGCGAAACGCTGAAGGGGTCTGAGTATGACTGGGATTGGATGAAGGCAGATGCAGCACCGGGGTCGAAGTGGGTGGCTGCGGGGCCTGCGCTGCGGGAGGATAACTCTTCGCGTGCCGGCATTGCGGCTTCGCGCGAGGTGACGGCGGATGTTCCGTGGGCTCTGGTGCAGGATACGCTGCCGCACATGGCTTATACGAAGGAAGATGCCGGGCACGTGGTGCGGGTGACGGGCACGCTGCAGGATGGAGAGAAGTTTCCGGCTGCGCCAGTGACGATTGCGGCGCACTCTACTGTGCACCTGATGCTCGACCGGTCGGAGCTGACCACGGCTTATCCGAAGCTGATGTTTTCAGGCGGCAAGGGTTCGCATGTGACGTTGACTTATGCCGAGGCGCTTTACGATGCGGAAAAGCATAAGGGCAATCGCAATGAAGTTGGCACGCGGCAGGCGTTGGGGTATGTGGATGAGGTTGTTCCGGATGGCGGGGCGCATCGGGTGTTTGAGCCGCTGTGGTGGCGGACATGGCGCTATGTGGATGTAGCGGTTGAAACCGCGGACGAGCCGCTGACGCTGGATGGAATGGAGGCGCACTTCACGGCTTATCCATTTGAGACGAAGGCACAGCTTGAGACGGGTGATGCCGACTTGCAGAAGATATGGGAGATTGGCTGGCATACGGCGCGCCTGGATGCGCATGAGACTTACATGGACACTCCGTATTACGAGCAGTTGCAGTATGCGGGAGATACGCGTATTCAGGCGATGATCACGTATGCGATGACGGGCGACGATCGGTTGCCGAGGCAGGCGATACGGGCGTTGAATGATTCGCGGGTGCCAGCGGGCATCACTACGAGCCGCTATCCGGAGTCATTGCCGCAGATGATTCCGCCGTTCAGTTTGCTGTGGATCGGGATGTTGCATGACAACTACATGTATCGGCCGGACACGGAATTTGTGAAGAGCATTTTGCCGGGCACACGGACGGTGCTGGATTGGTTTGCGAGTTATCAACATGCGGATGGGTTGCTGGGCAAGACTCCGTGGTGGAACTTTGTGGATTGGATCGAGGTGCAGAAGGAGTTCCCTTCTTATGACAAGCAGAATGGGGAGACTTGCCTGGTGACGATGCAGTACATCAGCGCGTTGCAGGATGCGATTGATCTTGAGAGTGCGCTGGGCTCGAAAGAGCATGTGCAGATCGATCGTGCGCGGCTGGATGCGGCGATCAAGGGAGAGCGAACGCTTTGCTGGGATGCGTCACGGAAGCTGATGGCGGATTCTCCGGCGAAGGATATTTTCAGCCAGCACACAAACATGCTGGGCGTGTTGTATGACGTAGTTCCGAGGAGCGAACAGGCTGAGGTGATGCGACAGATTGTGGGCCACGAGCTTGGCGATTCGTCGGTGAAGGCCGATCCGGATTTGATCACGGCGAGCTACTACTTTCGCTACTATCTGGCGCGGGCGCTCGATCATGCAGGGATGGCGGATGAGTATCTGAAGACGCTGGGAAGCTGGCATGAATTTTTGAAAGAAGGATTTTCAACATGGCCGGAGCAGCCGGGGAATACGCGGTCGGATTCTCATGCGTGGTCGGCGCATCCGACGTTTGATCTGTTGACGCTGGTGGCGGGAATCTCGCCTGCGAGTCCCGGATTCAGGACGGTGCGAGTTGCTCCGCATCTGGGTGAGCTGACGCACCTTGAGGCGAGCTTTCCTGCTCCGCAGGGGTTGATTCATGTGAAGTATGCTGAGGCGAATGCGACGGTTGATTTACCGCAGGGGCTTACCGGGACGTTTGTATGGAAGGGTAAGGAGACGAAGCTTCACGCGGGCGAGAATCTAGTCCCGATGAAGTGA
- a CDS encoding amidohydrolase family protein, which yields MRSILQILSPLLVLFCVVSLCDPAQAQVAQVTVLRHVTLIDGNGGPPRKDAALVIDHDRVRAIVSSSAPALKGATIIDLSGKTIMPEIVNCHGHLGLVKGTKMSAANYTEANVRRQLLQYQDYGVGAVMVMGTDRDEAYQWREESHAGKIPGALIYTAGRGFGVPGGLPPAAMGADEIYRPATADEARKDVRELASRTAPQVAGEVDDSPKVSVDPEHNSNRIIVQGKDREAPSTPQRPDLIKMWVDDFWGQFPKMKPEIYGAIIDEAHKHHLRVAAHVYHEEDAQRLVDDGVDVLAHSVRDAEIPDALVAEMKRKHVAYIGTMSLDDFATAYADDPAWLNQPFFRDSLEPGVYEMITSAQYKQSVKNDKKTPAELAALPIAFKNLKKVYDAGLLVALGTDSGATPIRPFGFAEHQELQLLVRAGLSPLEAITVATKNGAELLRASNEFGVLRPGLKASFIVLDKDPSEDIRNTESISAVWKDGVKVSSGPHAH from the coding sequence GTGCGATCGATCCTCCAGATACTCAGTCCACTGTTGGTTCTTTTTTGCGTTGTGTCTCTCTGCGATCCAGCTCAGGCGCAGGTAGCCCAGGTAACGGTGTTGCGCCATGTCACTTTGATTGACGGCAATGGCGGGCCGCCGCGAAAGGATGCCGCGCTGGTGATCGATCACGATCGGGTGCGAGCGATCGTTAGTTCTTCTGCGCCGGCTCTCAAGGGAGCGACGATCATCGATCTCTCCGGCAAGACGATTATGCCGGAGATTGTGAACTGTCATGGGCATCTGGGCCTGGTGAAAGGCACGAAGATGTCGGCGGCAAACTATACCGAAGCCAACGTTCGGCGGCAGCTTTTGCAGTACCAGGATTACGGTGTTGGCGCCGTGATGGTGATGGGCACGGACCGCGATGAGGCTTATCAATGGCGCGAGGAATCCCATGCGGGCAAGATTCCCGGTGCGTTGATTTATACGGCTGGGCGCGGGTTTGGCGTGCCGGGTGGATTACCGCCTGCTGCGATGGGTGCGGATGAGATTTATCGTCCTGCGACGGCTGATGAAGCGCGGAAAGATGTGCGCGAACTGGCTTCACGGACTGCTCCGCAAGTAGCCGGAGAAGTGGATGACTCTCCGAAAGTCAGCGTAGATCCGGAACACAATTCGAACAGGATTATTGTGCAGGGGAAAGATCGCGAGGCGCCGTCAACACCGCAGAGGCCGGACTTGATCAAGATGTGGGTGGACGACTTCTGGGGGCAGTTTCCCAAGATGAAGCCTGAGATTTACGGGGCGATCATCGATGAAGCGCATAAGCATCATCTTCGAGTTGCCGCGCATGTGTATCACGAGGAAGATGCGCAGAGGCTGGTGGATGATGGCGTGGATGTGTTGGCTCATTCTGTTCGCGATGCTGAGATTCCTGATGCATTGGTAGCGGAGATGAAGCGCAAGCATGTGGCGTATATCGGAACGATGTCGCTGGATGATTTTGCTACGGCGTATGCGGATGATCCGGCGTGGTTGAATCAGCCTTTCTTTCGCGACTCGCTTGAGCCTGGGGTCTACGAGATGATCACCAGCGCGCAGTACAAGCAATCGGTGAAGAACGATAAGAAGACGCCCGCGGAGTTGGCGGCGCTTCCGATTGCGTTCAAGAATCTGAAGAAGGTCTACGATGCGGGATTGCTGGTGGCACTGGGGACGGATTCCGGGGCTACGCCGATTCGTCCGTTTGGATTTGCCGAGCATCAGGAGTTGCAGTTGCTGGTGCGGGCGGGGTTGAGTCCACTGGAAGCTATTACGGTTGCGACGAAAAATGGCGCGGAGTTATTGCGTGCTTCCAATGAGTTTGGAGTACTGCGGCCGGGATTGAAGGCCAGTTTTATCGTTCTGGATAAGGATCCTTCAGAAGATATTCGCAACACGGAGTCGATTTCGGCGGTTTGGAAAGATGGCGTCAAGGTCAGTTCCGGGCCTCATGCGCATTAA
- the adh gene encoding aldehyde dehydrogenase, with amino-acid sequence MATLTSLQPGTLGGGQHGFRARYGNYIGGEWVAPLSGKYFDNVTPVTGKPFCEIPRSNAADVERALDAAHAAKAAWGKTSVTERSNILNKIAQRMEDNLALLAEAETWDNGKPIRETTAADLPLAIDHFRYFAGAIRAQEGGISEIDHDTVAYHFHEPLGVVGQIIPWNFPLLMAIWKLAPALAAGNCVVLKPAEQTPASILVWAELVGDLLPPGVLNIVNGFGLEAGKPLASSSRIAKIAFTGETTTGRLIMQYASQNLIPVTLELGGKSPNIFFEDVVREDDDFFDKALEGFTMFAFNQGEVCTCPSRALIQESVYDRFMERALKRVAAVKQGSPLDGSTMIGAQASNEQLEKILSYIDIGKQEGAKVLIGGERARLDGDLEGGYYVQPTVFEGHNKMRIFQEEIFGPVVSVTTFKDEAQALEIANDTLYGLGAGVWSRDANICYRMGRAIQAGRVWTNCYHAYPAHAAFGGYKQSGIGRENHKMMLDHYQQTKNMLVSYSPKKLGFF; translated from the coding sequence ATGGCTACTTTGACTTCTTTACAGCCTGGAACATTAGGCGGTGGGCAACATGGGTTTCGTGCCCGGTATGGGAACTATATTGGCGGTGAGTGGGTGGCTCCGCTATCGGGAAAATATTTTGACAATGTGACGCCGGTTACGGGCAAGCCGTTCTGCGAGATTCCGCGGTCGAATGCTGCGGATGTGGAGCGGGCGCTGGATGCTGCACATGCGGCGAAGGCTGCGTGGGGCAAGACCAGCGTTACGGAGCGCAGCAATATTCTGAACAAGATTGCGCAGCGGATGGAAGATAATCTTGCTCTGCTGGCCGAGGCGGAGACATGGGATAACGGCAAGCCTATTCGCGAAACTACGGCTGCCGATCTGCCGCTGGCGATCGATCACTTCCGCTATTTTGCGGGGGCGATTCGTGCGCAGGAGGGCGGTATCTCGGAGATCGATCATGACACGGTGGCTTATCACTTTCACGAGCCGCTGGGTGTGGTGGGACAGATCATTCCGTGGAACTTTCCTCTCCTGATGGCGATATGGAAGCTGGCTCCTGCTTTGGCTGCGGGTAACTGCGTGGTGCTGAAGCCGGCGGAGCAGACTCCGGCGAGCATTCTGGTATGGGCGGAGCTGGTGGGCGATCTGCTGCCTCCGGGTGTGTTGAATATCGTGAATGGCTTTGGGCTGGAGGCGGGTAAGCCGCTGGCTTCTTCGTCGCGGATTGCCAAGATCGCGTTTACGGGCGAGACGACGACGGGCCGGTTGATTATGCAGTATGCCAGCCAGAACCTTATTCCTGTAACTCTGGAGTTAGGTGGTAAGTCGCCGAATATCTTCTTTGAAGATGTAGTGCGCGAGGATGATGATTTCTTCGATAAGGCGCTTGAAGGCTTCACGATGTTTGCGTTTAACCAGGGTGAGGTTTGTACCTGCCCGAGCAGGGCGCTGATCCAGGAGAGCGTCTATGACCGCTTTATGGAGCGGGCGCTGAAGCGGGTCGCCGCGGTGAAGCAGGGTTCGCCTCTGGATGGCTCTACGATGATTGGGGCGCAGGCTTCGAATGAGCAGCTGGAGAAGATTCTGAGCTATATCGATATTGGCAAGCAGGAAGGCGCCAAGGTTCTCATTGGCGGCGAGCGTGCCAGGCTGGATGGCGATCTTGAGGGCGGCTATTATGTGCAGCCTACGGTGTTTGAAGGACACAACAAGATGCGCATCTTCCAGGAGGAGATCTTTGGGCCTGTCGTATCTGTGACGACCTTCAAGGACGAGGCGCAGGCGCTGGAGATTGCCAACGACACGCTATATGGATTGGGCGCGGGCGTGTGGAGTCGCGACGCCAATATCTGCTATCGCATGGGACGCGCGATTCAAGCAGGGCGCGTTTGGACGAACTGCTATCACGCTTATCCGGCGCACGCAGCGTTTGGTGGGTACAAGCAGTCCGGCATTGGACGCGAGAATCACAAGATGATGCTGGATCATTATCAGCAGACGAAGAATATGCTGGTGAGTTACTCGCCCAAAAAGCTGGGTTTCTTTTAA
- a CDS encoding aldo/keto reductase yields the protein MNYVRLGNTGTKVSQICLGCMSYAEGSKGAHPWALNEEQSRPFYKKALDLGINFFDTANAYSVGTSEEILGRAMRDMARREDIVIATKVYVPMRDTPNGKGLSRKEIFFEIDASLKRLGTDYVDLYQIHRFDNETPIEETLEALHDVVKAGKVRYIGASSMYAYQFSKALYLADLHGWTRFVTMQPHYNLLYREEEREMLRLCLEEKIGVLPWSPLARGRLARTWAERGETNRAQTDAFGKKLYSHTEEADEKVVNAVQKIAEQRGVPMSQVALAWVRQQPAITAPIVGATKLHQLEDAVASLSITLSKEECESLESPYIPHSISIG from the coding sequence ATGAACTACGTTCGTCTCGGGAATACAGGCACTAAAGTATCGCAAATCTGTCTCGGCTGCATGAGCTACGCAGAGGGCTCCAAGGGCGCGCATCCCTGGGCGCTGAATGAAGAACAGAGCCGCCCTTTTTACAAAAAAGCCCTCGATCTGGGCATCAACTTTTTCGATACAGCAAACGCCTATTCCGTCGGCACCAGCGAAGAGATCCTCGGCCGCGCCATGCGTGACATGGCTCGCCGTGAAGACATTGTTATTGCCACCAAGGTCTACGTCCCGATGCGCGATACACCCAACGGCAAAGGCCTTTCGCGCAAGGAAATCTTCTTCGAAATCGACGCAAGCCTGAAGCGTCTTGGAACCGACTACGTCGATCTCTACCAGATTCACCGCTTCGATAACGAAACGCCAATCGAAGAGACGCTTGAAGCTCTGCATGACGTAGTCAAAGCCGGCAAAGTCCGCTATATCGGAGCGTCGTCGATGTACGCGTACCAGTTCTCAAAGGCGCTCTATCTAGCCGATCTTCATGGATGGACGCGCTTCGTCACCATGCAGCCTCACTACAACCTGCTCTATCGCGAAGAAGAGCGCGAAATGCTCCGCCTCTGCCTGGAAGAAAAGATAGGCGTTTTGCCCTGGAGCCCGTTGGCACGCGGTCGCCTCGCTCGCACCTGGGCTGAGCGCGGCGAAACCAATCGCGCGCAGACCGACGCCTTCGGCAAAAAGCTCTATTCTCACACCGAAGAGGCTGACGAAAAGGTCGTCAATGCTGTGCAGAAAATTGCCGAGCAACGCGGTGTTCCGATGTCGCAGGTCGCACTTGCCTGGGTACGTCAGCAGCCCGCTATCACCGCGCCAATTGTCGGCGCAACCAAGCTGCATCAACTCGAAGATGCAGTAGCTTCGCTCTCCATCACCCTAAGCAAAGAAGAGTGCGAATCCCTCGAATCTCCTTACATTCCTCATAGCATCAGCATCGGCTGA